From the genome of Deinococcus aerius, one region includes:
- the crtI gene encoding phytoene desaturase family protein has translation MPHTRRKTALIIGSGFGGLSLGIRLQSLGFDTTILEKLDGPGGRAYQKRTPDGYVFDMGPTVITVPHFIEELFALERDRGMLAEPDYPAHVLTGERVREGESGGPRTRDYVRLVPILPFYRIYFDDGTYFDYDGDPDSTRRQIQALAPADLAGYERFHRDAKAIFERGFLELGYTHFGDPATMLRVVPDLLKLDAVRTLFSFTSKYFQSPKMRQVFSFETLLVGGNPLSVPAIYAMIHFVEKTWGIHYAVGGTGALVRAFVQKFEELGGRIEYGAEVEDILVTDDRGRPVRAPVGKRVARGVRLKDGRERRADIVVSNGDWANTYLRLVPPQARLINTDLRVKAARQSMSLLVIYFGFREGGRPLDLRHHNIILGPRYEELLREIFGEKVLGADFSQYLHVPTLTDPALAPPGHHAAYTLVPVPHNGSGLDWEVEGPKLVDKVLAFLEERGYIPGLRGRLTHLEYITPDYFEGTLDSYLGNAFGPEPILAQSAYFRPHNRSEDVRNLYLVGAGAQPGAGTPSVMMSAKMTARLIARDFGIHPEVRDGVPEGKAERPDQASEDREPAGVNP, from the coding sequence ATGCCCCACACCAGACGCAAAACCGCCCTCATCATCGGCTCGGGCTTCGGTGGCCTGAGCCTCGGCATCCGGCTGCAAAGCCTGGGTTTCGACACGACCATTCTGGAAAAACTCGACGGACCGGGCGGGCGGGCCTACCAGAAGCGCACGCCGGACGGGTACGTGTTCGACATGGGGCCGACCGTCATCACGGTGCCGCACTTCATCGAGGAACTCTTCGCGCTGGAGCGGGATAGGGGGATGCTCGCCGAGCCCGACTATCCCGCCCACGTGCTGACGGGCGAGCGCGTCCGGGAAGGGGAGAGCGGCGGCCCCCGCACCCGCGACTATGTACGGCTCGTCCCCATCCTGCCCTTCTACCGCATCTATTTCGACGACGGCACGTATTTCGACTACGACGGCGACCCCGACTCGACGCGGCGGCAGATTCAAGCCCTCGCGCCCGCTGACCTCGCGGGGTACGAACGCTTCCACAGGGACGCGAAGGCCATCTTCGAGCGCGGTTTCCTCGAACTGGGCTACACGCATTTCGGGGACCCGGCGACCATGCTGCGCGTTGTGCCGGACCTGCTGAAACTTGACGCCGTCCGCACCCTCTTTTCCTTCACGAGCAAGTATTTCCAGTCGCCCAAGATGCGGCAGGTCTTCTCCTTCGAGACGCTGCTCGTGGGCGGCAACCCCCTCTCCGTGCCCGCGATCTACGCGATGATCCACTTCGTCGAGAAGACCTGGGGCATCCACTACGCGGTGGGCGGCACCGGGGCCCTGGTGCGCGCCTTCGTCCAGAAGTTCGAGGAACTCGGCGGGCGCATCGAGTACGGGGCGGAGGTCGAGGACATCCTCGTGACGGACGACCGGGGGCGGCCCGTGCGGGCGCCAGTGGGAAAGCGGGTCGCCCGGGGCGTGCGGCTGAAAGACGGGCGGGAGCGCCGCGCCGATATCGTCGTGAGCAACGGGGACTGGGCGAACACGTATCTCAGACTCGTGCCGCCGCAGGCCCGCCTCATCAATACCGACCTGCGCGTGAAGGCCGCCCGCCAGAGCATGAGCCTCCTCGTAATCTACTTCGGCTTCCGCGAGGGCGGCAGGCCGCTCGACCTGCGCCACCACAACATCATCCTGGGGCCGCGCTACGAGGAACTCCTGCGGGAAATCTTCGGGGAGAAGGTGCTGGGCGCGGACTTCAGCCAGTACCTCCACGTGCCCACCCTCACCGACCCGGCGCTCGCGCCCCCCGGCCACCACGCCGCCTACACGCTGGTGCCCGTCCCCCACAACGGCAGCGGCCTCGACTGGGAGGTGGAGGGTCCGAAGCTCGTGGACAAGGTGCTCGCCTTCCTGGAGGAGCGCGGCTATATCCCGGGGCTGCGGGGGCGCCTGACCCACCTCGAATACATCACGCCGGACTACTTCGAGGGCACGCTGGATTCCTACCTCGGCAACGCCTTCGGCCCCGAGCCCATCCTGGCCCAGAGCGCCTACTTCCGCCCCCACAACCGCTCGGAGGATGTGCGCAACCTCTACCTGGTCGGCGCGGGCGCCCAGCCCGGCGCGGGCACCCCCAGCGTGATGATGAGCGCCAAGATGACGGCCCGGCTGATCGCGCGGGACTTCGGGATTCACCCGGAGGTGCGGGACGGGGTGCCGGAGGGGAAAGCAGAACGGCCGGATCAGGCCAGTGAGGACAGGGAACCGGCGGGGGTCAACCCGTAG
- a CDS encoding alpha/beta hydrolase — protein sequence MTATNWEPSVWETGAPVRGYVWKAGQPRAALLLTHGLGEYAGRYVDRYSRLIPNLVEAGFDVYACDLRGHGQSEGRRAVVDVSRLVEDHLLARQTLRGQPLPVYAFGHSLGGLVTAASVARDPRGLSGVILSSPALLIGEDQPAWMKVLAPLLARVAPTARVADLGTDGLSRLADEVSAYRADTNIHQGKVAVLTAASMLRLSRELWAHYGRWTLPTLVIHGTADRITDPNGSRRFVEAIPATDKTLHLVEGGYHELLNDEGREEVLGVLLGWLRERVGG from the coding sequence ATGACCGCGACAAACTGGGAGCCGTCTGTCTGGGAAACGGGCGCGCCCGTCCGGGGCTACGTTTGGAAAGCGGGGCAGCCCCGCGCCGCCCTCCTGCTCACGCACGGGCTGGGCGAGTACGCGGGCCGGTACGTGGACCGCTACAGCCGCCTGATCCCGAACCTCGTGGAGGCGGGCTTCGACGTGTACGCCTGCGACCTGCGCGGTCACGGCCAGTCGGAGGGGCGGCGGGCGGTGGTGGACGTGTCGCGGCTCGTGGAGGATCACCTGCTCGCTCGGCAGACACTGCGGGGTCAGCCGCTCCCCGTCTACGCCTTCGGGCACTCGCTGGGAGGGCTGGTCACGGCGGCGAGCGTGGCGCGCGATCCCCGGGGGCTCAGCGGGGTCATCCTCTCCAGCCCTGCCCTGCTGATCGGCGAGGACCAGCCCGCCTGGATGAAGGTTCTGGCTCCCCTGCTGGCGAGGGTCGCGCCCACGGCACGCGTCGCGGATCTGGGGACGGACGGGCTCTCGCGCCTGGCGGACGAGGTCAGCGCGTACCGGGCGGACACGAACATCCATCAGGGCAAGGTGGCCGTTCTGACCGCCGCCTCCATGCTGCGCCTGAGCCGGGAACTGTGGGCGCACTACGGGCGCTGGACGCTGCCCACGCTGGTCATCCACGGCACCGCCGACCGCATCACCGACCCGAACGGCTCGCGGCGCTTCGTGGAGGCCATTCCCGCCACCGACAAGACATTGCATCTGGTGGAGGGCGGCTACCACGAACTCCTGAACGACGAGGGACGCGAGGAGGTGCTGGGCGTCCTGCTGGGTTGGCTGCGGGAGAGGGTGGGGGGCTGA
- a CDS encoding OsmC family protein produces MADIARKASAHWTGDLRSGQGTVSTGSGVLQDAPYSFKTRFEQGAGTNPEELLAAAHAGCFTMQLSALLAGHGHDPQDLRTEATCEMVREGAGFKISTMRLVIRGRVSNIDQAEFERHVEQAAQMCPLSRVMQGNVEIVHEAMLEQPVGS; encoded by the coding sequence ATGGCAGACATTGCACGCAAGGCCAGCGCCCACTGGACGGGCGACCTCCGCAGCGGTCAGGGCACCGTCAGCACCGGAAGCGGCGTTCTCCAGGACGCGCCGTATTCCTTCAAGACCCGCTTCGAGCAGGGCGCGGGCACCAACCCGGAGGAACTGCTCGCCGCCGCGCACGCGGGCTGCTTCACCATGCAGCTTTCCGCGCTCCTGGCGGGGCACGGCCACGACCCACAGGACCTGCGGACCGAGGCGACCTGCGAGATGGTGCGCGAGGGTGCGGGCTTCAAGATCAGCACCATGCGCCTCGTCATTCGCGGCAGGGTCAGCAACATCGACCAGGCCGAGTTCGAGCGGCACGTGGAACAGGCGGCCCAGATGTGCCCCCTCAGCCGCGTGATGCAGGGCAACGTGGAGATCGTCCACGAGGCGATGCTGGAGCAGCCGGTAGGATCGTAA
- a CDS encoding AAA family ATPase — translation MPVLPPSLTLAGMAFLYLLVGPPGSGKRTVGRHLSALTGAPLLDNHITNDPIFQAFGLDGVRPVPPEAWPFASRMRAVLREAVRASPPDLSHIFTVYLSNQPGEADSLERFRALAEARGATFVPVWLTCPLDELARRVTLPERSTGRLKLRDPEQLRALLRDAGILPAPPGALRIDTTELAPADAALLIASHAGALF, via the coding sequence ATGCCTGTACTTCCGCCCTCGCTTACCCTGGCGGGCATGGCCTTCCTGTACCTCCTCGTAGGTCCCCCGGGCAGTGGCAAGCGCACGGTAGGGCGGCACCTCTCCGCCCTGACCGGGGCGCCGCTGCTCGATAACCACATCACCAACGACCCCATCTTTCAGGCGTTCGGGTTGGACGGCGTCCGGCCGGTGCCGCCGGAGGCGTGGCCCTTCGCCTCACGGATGCGGGCCGTGCTGCGCGAGGCGGTGCGGGCATCCCCACCTGACCTGTCGCACATCTTCACGGTCTACCTGTCGAACCAGCCCGGCGAGGCCGATTCGCTGGAACGCTTTCGTGCCCTTGCGGAGGCGCGTGGGGCCACCTTCGTCCCAGTCTGGCTGACCTGCCCGCTGGACGAACTCGCCCGCCGCGTTACCTTGCCGGAGCGGAGCACGGGTCGGCTCAAATTGCGGGACCCCGAACAACTTCGTGCGTTGCTGCGGGATGCCGGAATCCTCCCAGCCCCGCCTGGCGCCCTCCGCATCGACACCACTGAACTCGCCCCGGCGGACGCCGCGCTGCTCATCGCGTCTCACGCCGGGGCGTTGTTCTGA
- a CDS encoding winged helix-turn-helix transcriptional regulator, which produces MTSAPPAFCPVYRAIGVLQEKWVLHIVRALLDGEKGFNELARAVGGCNSATLTQRLEHLESLSLIAKRTEDTQGKLARSVYSLTPAGRELQGVINAIDTWAREHLGEEHATPAVPA; this is translated from the coding sequence ATGACTTCCGCACCCCCTGCCTTTTGCCCGGTGTACCGGGCCATCGGCGTGTTGCAGGAGAAATGGGTGCTGCACATCGTCCGCGCGCTGCTGGACGGCGAGAAGGGCTTCAACGAACTCGCCCGGGCCGTGGGCGGCTGCAACAGCGCCACCCTGACACAACGCCTGGAACACTTAGAGAGCCTCTCGCTCATCGCCAAGCGCACCGAGGACACCCAGGGCAAGCTCGCCCGCAGTGTCTACAGCCTCACCCCCGCCGGGCGGGAACTCCAGGGCGTGATCAACGCCATCGACACCTGGGCCCGCGAGCACCTGGGCGAGGAGCACGCCACCCCGGCCGTCCCGGCGTGA
- a CDS encoding nitroreductase family protein — translation MTATATTTRPLTVTEAIETRRSIRQFVQEPMNQDDLREILRLASLAPSANNVQTWRFAVVQNKELQAKLQEAAFGQAQVSNAPAVIVVYSDMEDTLANAEETIHPGMGEEQIKTRAARLRQQFEAQDSVQRGQWALTQANLAFAFLMLAARGLGYDTVPMLGFDPQKVKELLGLPEHVQFAGMLPIGKRAEEGFPHHRHSIDRITTFY, via the coding sequence ATGACTGCGACTGCCACCACTACCCGTCCCCTGACGGTCACCGAAGCCATCGAGACCCGCCGCAGCATCCGCCAGTTTGTGCAGGAGCCCATGAACCAGGACGACCTGCGCGAAATTCTGCGTCTGGCGAGCCTCGCCCCCAGCGCGAACAACGTGCAGACTTGGCGCTTTGCCGTCGTGCAGAACAAGGAGCTTCAGGCCAAGCTCCAGGAGGCCGCCTTCGGGCAGGCCCAGGTGTCCAACGCCCCGGCCGTGATCGTGGTGTACAGCGACATGGAGGACACCCTGGCGAACGCCGAGGAGACCATCCACCCCGGCATGGGCGAGGAGCAGATCAAGACCCGCGCCGCCCGGCTCCGCCAGCAGTTCGAGGCCCAGGACTCCGTGCAGCGCGGCCAGTGGGCGCTGACCCAGGCCAACCTCGCTTTCGCCTTCCTGATGCTCGCCGCCCGCGGCCTGGGCTACGACACGGTGCCCATGCTGGGCTTCGACCCCCAGAAGGTCAAGGAACTCCTCGGGCTGCCCGAGCACGTCCAGTTCGCCGGGATGCTCCCCATCGGCAAGCGTGCCGAGGAAGGCTTCCCGCACCACCGCCACAGCATCGACCGCATCACGACGTTCTACTGA
- a CDS encoding HNH endonuclease, producing MPSRVMSHREMCGREGVNLRRGMNFRVGGGHSVLLMSVRPDAPYRDELSGDGTVLRYEGHDAPPQMTGGLDPKTVDQPLHTPRGTPTQNGLFFQAALAARAGEAPPERVRVYEKLREGVWTYNGVFHLTDVTQEHDGTRHVFVFRLEAVEGEEDDAPGPEQPERRPVIPGPVKLAVWNREGGRCAECGEAEDLQFEPVRPGVTLTPENVRLLCARHARPAAEPTAPASP from the coding sequence ATGCCCAGCCGCGTCATGAGCCACCGCGAGATGTGCGGGCGCGAGGGGGTCAACCTGCGGCGCGGCATGAACTTCCGTGTCGGGGGCGGCCACAGCGTCCTCCTCATGTCGGTTCGGCCGGACGCCCCCTACCGCGACGAACTCAGCGGGGACGGCACGGTGTTGCGCTACGAGGGGCACGACGCGCCGCCCCAGATGACGGGCGGCCTCGACCCCAAAACCGTGGACCAGCCGCTGCACACACCGCGGGGCACACCGACACAAAATGGCCTCTTCTTCCAGGCGGCCCTCGCCGCCCGCGCGGGGGAGGCCCCGCCCGAACGGGTGCGCGTCTACGAGAAGCTGAGAGAAGGCGTCTGGACCTACAACGGCGTCTTCCACCTGACCGACGTGACCCAGGAGCACGACGGCACCCGGCACGTCTTCGTCTTCCGCCTGGAGGCGGTGGAAGGGGAGGAGGACGACGCGCCTGGACCGGAGCAGCCCGAACGGCGCCCGGTCATTCCCGGCCCGGTCAAGCTCGCGGTCTGGAACCGGGAAGGCGGGAGGTGCGCGGAGTGCGGTGAGGCGGAGGACCTCCAGTTCGAGCCCGTTCGCCCCGGGGTGACGCTCACCCCCGAGAATGTCCGGCTTCTCTGTGCCCGTCACGCGCGGCCAGCGGCTGAGCCCACGGCTCCTGCATCTCCGTGA
- a CDS encoding ABC-F family ATP-binding cassette domain-containing protein codes for MLQLSGVARGFGDRTVFSGVDLEIGAGERLALVGENGSGKTTLLRVMAGLDVPDAGTVTRRGRVALLAQHAELGAGTVLEAVTPEDLRRAQAALETASTRLGEGTEEVLMAFADAEEAYRNAGGYDFEVRAAAVLDGLGLEGRAGAARLSGGQMRRVLLARLLLSPADLYLLDEPTNHLDAEGAAWLEEWIRASDAAFVLVSHDRAFLDAVAGDTAELERGRLTVYPGGYSGAMEIKATLREAQTREYEAYRRKRAALDEERRRQASIGGVEENRRRARDNDKFLSSHKAGRAQQIHSARARAMQKQIDRLDEGATEKPFQDRRTLRLDLPPAPPGPAEVLTVRDLGVEREGQPVLSGVRLDVRRGDRIALTGPNGGGKSTLLSALLGRLPHTGEVRWGPGLTLYAAGQHGEELAGLGTVGEALLDANPALTPHQLYEVGAQVGLPGGPDFPLSGLSGGQRTRLSLARLGVTRAQVLVLDEPTNHLDIRAIEALEALLLTFPGTVLLASHDRALVGRVATRVWHVAGGGVTEMQEPWAQPLAARDGHREAGHSRG; via the coding sequence GTGTTGCAACTCAGTGGGGTCGCGCGGGGGTTCGGCGACCGGACGGTGTTTTCCGGGGTGGACCTGGAAATCGGCGCGGGCGAGCGGCTGGCGCTGGTCGGCGAAAACGGCAGCGGAAAAACGACGCTGCTGCGGGTGATGGCGGGCCTGGACGTGCCCGACGCGGGAACGGTGACGCGGCGGGGCCGGGTGGCCCTCCTCGCGCAGCACGCGGAGCTGGGGGCGGGGACGGTCCTGGAGGCCGTGACCCCGGAGGACTTGCGCCGGGCGCAGGCGGCGCTGGAAACGGCCTCGACCCGACTGGGCGAGGGCACCGAGGAAGTCCTGATGGCCTTCGCGGACGCCGAGGAAGCCTACCGGAACGCGGGCGGCTACGACTTCGAGGTGCGGGCGGCGGCGGTGCTGGACGGCCTGGGGCTGGAGGGGCGGGCGGGCGCGGCGCGGCTCTCGGGTGGGCAGATGCGGCGCGTGCTGCTGGCGCGGCTGCTGCTCTCCCCCGCCGACCTGTACCTGCTCGACGAGCCGACGAACCACCTCGATGCGGAGGGGGCGGCCTGGCTGGAGGAATGGATCCGCGCCTCGGACGCCGCCTTCGTCCTCGTCAGCCATGACCGGGCCTTTCTGGACGCGGTGGCGGGGGACACGGCGGAGCTGGAACGGGGGCGGCTGACCGTCTACCCCGGCGGCTACTCGGGGGCGATGGAGATCAAGGCGACGCTGCGGGAGGCACAGACCCGGGAATACGAGGCGTACCGCCGCAAGCGCGCCGCGCTGGACGAGGAGCGGCGGCGGCAGGCCAGCATCGGCGGGGTGGAGGAAAACCGCCGCCGGGCGCGGGACAACGACAAGTTCCTGTCGAGCCACAAGGCGGGGCGGGCGCAGCAGATCCACTCGGCCCGGGCGCGGGCGATGCAGAAGCAGATCGACCGATTGGACGAGGGGGCGACCGAGAAACCCTTCCAGGACCGCCGGACCCTGCGCCTGGACCTGCCCCCCGCGCCTCCCGGCCCCGCCGAGGTCCTGACCGTCCGTGACCTGGGGGTGGAACGGGAGGGTCAACCCGTCCTTTCCGGCGTCCGGCTCGACGTGCGCCGGGGCGACCGCATCGCCCTGACCGGACCGAATGGGGGCGGGAAAAGCACGCTGCTCTCGGCGCTGCTCGGCAGGCTCCCGCACACGGGCGAGGTCCGCTGGGGCCCCGGTCTCACCCTCTACGCGGCGGGCCAGCACGGCGAGGAACTGGCGGGCCTGGGCACGGTGGGCGAGGCGTTGCTGGATGCCAACCCCGCCCTGACCCCCCACCAGCTCTACGAGGTCGGGGCACAGGTCGGCCTTCCCGGCGGCCCCGACTTCCCGCTCTCCGGCCTGTCGGGAGGCCAGCGCACCCGGCTCAGCCTCGCCCGGCTGGGCGTGACGCGGGCGCAGGTCCTCGTGCTCGACGAGCCCACCAACCACCTCGACATCCGGGCGATTGAGGCCCTGGAGGCGCTGCTGCTCACCTTTCCCGGCACGGTGCTCCTCGCCAGCCATGACCGCGCCCTCGTGGGCCGGGTGGCGACGCGGGTGTGGCACGTCGCGGGGGGCGGAGTCACGGAGATGCAGGAGCCGTGGGCTCAGCCGCTGGCCGCGCGTGACGGGCACAGAGAAGCCGGACATTCTCGGGGGTGA
- a CDS encoding metal ABC transporter permease: MHLLTDPLQFGFFVRALAAVVLVSVLCALVGAWVVLRGLSYIGDAMSHAVFPGIVGAFLAGGNLLVGALAAAVLTALGIGAVGRGSGLKQDSAIGIVFVGMFALGVVMLSKAPTFTTDLSNFLIGNPLGVSPGDLWGALGVTLVVGALLTAVQKELLLASFDPTEARAIGLPVRRLESLLLILIGLVVVLTVQLVGTTLSVSLLITSSAAARLLARSLQRMILLAAGLGTVGGVVGLYLSYYLGTAPGATIVLVNTAIFLLTLVFRRRE, translated from the coding sequence ATGCACCTGCTCACCGATCCCCTCCAGTTCGGCTTCTTCGTGCGGGCGCTCGCCGCCGTGGTCCTCGTCAGCGTGCTGTGTGCCTTGGTCGGCGCGTGGGTGGTGCTGCGCGGCCTGAGCTACATCGGGGACGCGATGAGCCACGCCGTCTTTCCGGGCATCGTGGGGGCGTTCCTGGCGGGCGGGAACCTGCTCGTGGGGGCGCTGGCCGCCGCCGTGCTGACCGCCCTGGGCATCGGCGCGGTGGGGCGGGGCAGCGGGCTCAAGCAGGACAGCGCCATCGGGATCGTCTTCGTGGGGATGTTCGCCCTCGGCGTGGTGATGCTCTCCAAGGCGCCGACCTTCACGACCGACCTCAGCAATTTTTTGATCGGCAATCCCCTGGGGGTTTCGCCGGGCGACCTGTGGGGGGCGCTGGGGGTCACGCTCGTCGTCGGGGCGCTGCTGACCGCCGTGCAGAAGGAACTCCTCCTCGCCTCCTTCGACCCCACCGAGGCGCGGGCCATCGGCCTCCCGGTGCGGCGGCTGGAGAGTCTGCTCCTCATCCTGATCGGGCTGGTGGTGGTCCTGACGGTGCAGCTTGTCGGCACCACCCTGAGCGTGAGCCTGCTCATCACCTCCAGCGCCGCCGCCCGGTTGCTCGCCCGCAGCCTCCAGCGGATGATCCTGCTCGCCGCCGGGCTGGGTACGGTGGGCGGCGTGGTCGGGCTGTATCTCAGCTATTACCTCGGGACGGCGCCGGGCGCGACCATCGTGCTCGTGAACACGGCGATTTTTCTGCTGACGTTAGTGTTCAGGCGGCGGGAGTGA
- a CDS encoding metal ABC transporter ATP-binding protein: MLGVENLTVRYGTQVALEDATVRFEAGTFSAVIGPNGAGKSTLLKTLVGLLPDPAGRVRFDPGHTAQNCVSYVPQQQTLDWAFPVTVWDVAMMGRTGRLGWLRWPSRGDRERVTAALRETGVYELRHRHIGALSGGQRQRVLLARMLARDGHLLLLDEPLTGVDAATQEQLMALLRAQADKGRAVVMVTHDLEQARRWCDRIILVNRRIVADGTPDEVYTPRNIEATFSASYLGHTHAEA; this comes from the coding sequence ATGCTGGGTGTGGAGAACCTGACGGTGCGGTACGGCACCCAAGTGGCGTTGGAGGACGCGACGGTGCGCTTCGAGGCGGGCACCTTCAGCGCGGTGATCGGGCCGAACGGGGCGGGCAAGAGTACCCTGCTCAAGACGCTGGTGGGGCTGCTCCCCGACCCAGCGGGCCGCGTGCGCTTCGACCCCGGACACACCGCTCAGAACTGCGTGTCCTACGTGCCGCAGCAGCAGACGCTGGACTGGGCCTTTCCGGTGACGGTCTGGGACGTGGCGATGATGGGCCGCACCGGGCGGCTGGGGTGGCTGCGCTGGCCGAGCCGCGGGGACCGCGAGCGGGTGACGGCGGCGCTGCGGGAAACCGGCGTGTACGAGCTGCGCCACCGCCACATCGGGGCGCTGAGCGGGGGGCAACGGCAGCGGGTCTTGCTCGCGCGGATGCTGGCGCGCGACGGCCACCTGCTGCTGCTGGACGAACCGCTGACCGGGGTGGACGCCGCCACCCAGGAGCAACTCATGGCCCTGCTGCGCGCCCAGGCCGACAAGGGCCGCGCCGTGGTGATGGTCACCCACGACCTCGAACAGGCGCGGCGCTGGTGCGACCGCATCATCCTGGTGAACCGGCGCATCGTCGCCGACGGCACGCCGGACGAGGTGTACACGCCCCGCAACATCGAGGCGACCTTCAGCGCCAGCTACCTCGGCCACACGCACGCGGAGGCCTGA
- a CDS encoding metal ABC transporter solute-binding protein, Zn/Mn family, with amino-acid sequence MRRLLPLLALGLGTVAFAAPLPVSATTTIIGDFVRAVGGNRVSVNVIVPAGGDAHTFQPTTTVIRGLSGSRALFANGAGLESWLPGLKAAAPGVPVTELTAGLRLHPLKGGQRGAVDPHAWWDLGLAAGYARKVAQTLTALDPAGKKTYADNLSAFLGQMTGLDAYARKQFASLPPARRRLVTNHDSLHYLADRYGLTVIGAVIPGGSTEREPSARELADLIGAVRNSGVHVIFTENTVNARLAQTLARETGAKVAPPLYTDALGPKGSAGETFLKAFRYNVDTMVRALK; translated from the coding sequence ATGAGGCGCCTTCTGCCGCTGCTGGCCCTGGGGCTGGGCACGGTGGCCTTCGCCGCGCCGCTGCCGGTAAGCGCGACGACCACCATCATCGGCGACTTCGTGCGGGCCGTCGGCGGGAACCGGGTGAGCGTGAACGTGATCGTGCCCGCCGGGGGCGACGCGCACACCTTCCAGCCCACGACCACGGTAATCCGGGGGCTGAGCGGGAGCCGCGCCCTCTTCGCCAACGGGGCGGGCCTGGAATCCTGGCTGCCGGGGTTGAAGGCGGCGGCCCCGGGGGTGCCGGTGACCGAACTCACGGCGGGGCTGAGGCTGCACCCCCTGAAGGGCGGTCAGCGCGGCGCGGTGGACCCGCACGCCTGGTGGGACCTGGGCCTCGCCGCCGGATACGCCCGGAAGGTCGCCCAGACCCTGACGGCGCTCGACCCGGCGGGCAAGAAGACTTACGCGGACAACCTGAGCGCCTTCCTCGGGCAGATGACCGGGCTGGACGCCTACGCCAGAAAGCAGTTCGCCAGCCTTCCCCCCGCCCGGCGCAGGCTCGTGACCAACCACGACAGCCTGCACTACCTGGCCGACCGCTACGGGCTGACGGTGATCGGGGCCGTCATTCCCGGCGGGAGTACCGAGCGCGAGCCCAGCGCGCGGGAACTCGCCGACCTGATCGGGGCGGTGAGGAACAGCGGTGTCCACGTCATCTTTACCGAGAACACCGTGAACGCGCGCTTGGCGCAGACCCTCGCCCGCGAGACCGGCGCGAAGGTCGCCCCGCCCCTCTACACCGACGCCCTGGGGCCGAAGGGGAGTGCGGGCGAGACCTTCCTGAAGGCCTTCCGGTACAACGTGGACACGATGGTGCGGGCGCTGAAGTGA
- a CDS encoding Bax inhibitor-1/YccA family protein: MQLTATRTENLVRTFMARTYSWMAAGLALTAGVAYLTAQNAGLAEQVMALRMPLILAQLVLVFVLSLAAQRLSSAVAGILFIAYAALTGLTFSSLLLVYSPAAVTAAFLTTAGTFGAMSVAGFVIKRDLSAMGRFFLFAVIGLLIAMIVNLFVVSSALTLGISVIGVLLFAGLTAYDTQMLRNLALSGVSGEMAERAAINGALALYLDFINMFLFILRLFGFAGSSRD, from the coding sequence ATGCAACTGACTGCTACCCGGACGGAAAATCTGGTCCGCACCTTCATGGCGCGGACGTACTCGTGGATGGCGGCGGGGCTGGCCCTCACCGCCGGGGTCGCCTACCTGACAGCGCAGAATGCGGGGCTGGCCGAGCAGGTCATGGCCCTGCGGATGCCGCTCATCCTGGCGCAGCTCGTGCTGGTCTTCGTGCTGAGCCTCGCCGCGCAACGCCTGAGCAGCGCGGTCGCCGGCATCCTGTTCATCGCCTACGCCGCGCTGACCGGCCTGACCTTCAGCTCGCTCCTCCTCGTCTACAGCCCGGCCGCCGTGACTGCCGCCTTCCTGACCACGGCGGGCACCTTCGGGGCCATGAGCGTGGCGGGCTTCGTCATCAAGCGGGACCTCAGCGCGATGGGCCGCTTCTTCCTGTTCGCCGTCATCGGCCTCCTCATCGCCATGATCGTGAACCTGTTCGTGGTGAGCAGCGCCCTCACGCTCGGAATCAGCGTCATCGGCGTGCTGCTCTTCGCGGGCCTGACCGCCTACGACACGCAGATGCTGCGTAACCTCGCGCTCAGCGGCGTGAGCGGTGAGATGGCCGAGCGGGCGGCGATCAACGGCGCGCTCGCCCTGTATCTCGACTTCATCAACATGTTCCTCTTCATCCTGCGCCTGTTCGGCTTCGCGGGCAGCAGCCGCGACTGA